GGAAAAATAGCCAACGAGGGCGATTGATCCTAGCATCCACCACACAACAATAAGCGCCCTACCATATAGTACACCATCCAGACTGGCACAGTGTTGGCGATTCTTCCAATTTGCTTCCAACTACTAAGACAACTACTAAGACAACTGACAAGTGACATAATGTAACGAACACCAGTGGCGGATCCGGAAAATCCATTAtggttgaggggggggggggcaatgatatgaggcggaatgccattggaattttgggggaggtttggaggggatcgtaaaaaaaaaaaatttattaatatataataaaattataactgtcataaaatttagggggggcgggcccctgccccccaccccagatccgcctctgaacACCGACAAACACATGAAACTCTGAGGTCGCATTTTTAAATGTGGTTCGTTTTGGATTTATGGCAAAATAATATTAGACTGGAAATAAATGTTTGGTCATGACGGTAACCTAGTTATAAATCACAAATATCAGATGTGAAAAAATCAACGTAGCTGCCAAATTCACCATacattttattgaaaatttGACAGCCATGTTGGGCTTCCACTTACTGGGTTTCAAGAGCAGTAAGAACGATTCAGTATAACATTGTactcataggcgtacgggctctcatttttgtaggtgtcaggctggtttttgcctgaattaaacgaaaatgtccaaatctggataacaacatttactcatattagcattaccacaaaacagctatatagagttgcaaacgaatcattacgtatttttacttgaattacaactaattttgatggtagaataatggaaatacatagtaaaaaggTCTAAGGTCAGCAATTTTTTTTCCGAAtatgaggttttgctccagaaagggggggggggggggtaggggggcagttgccccgcTCCCTGTCTCGTTTGTTCATGATTGTATTGTAACCAGGCAAAACTGTCTTCGTAAAAAGCACCAACAAACCCCGAATCCTTTAAACTGATCCTAGTCTGTAACGTAAATGcaatatttgtacacaaatatgcTAACATAGCAAACTTTAAATCTGATGTACAGATGAGTCAACATTACAGCGtgttcaaaataaaatgaaaaaaccccaacaataaGGTAGTTTATAAAACCATAACCCGGAAAGAGCCCATAAAAAGAATCATGTTCCATTGGTTTGTTGGATGAATAGCATGTAGAAATGAAAGGACAGTGctacatcatcatcagcagcagcagcagcagcagcgtaataataataatcctcatcatcaccatcctcatcatcgccatcatcatcatcatcctcatcatcaacgtaatcatcatcatcataaaaaaaaaaaaatcccccgaCATCTGCTTTCTGAAGTAGTACAAATTGGTGTTCTTacgtttaatgtttttttttttctacaaatataacatatctaaaTATTCATTTCCAAAATTTATTCCAAAcattatatttcttttaactTTTCCACTTGACTCACGGATTAAAGTTATGACGCTTTTTTAGCATAATGAGATATAAAAATTCCGTCGGATTCGTATTCAGGTGCtgtatattagttttattcGTGTAGGTCGCTATAGGGCTTCGTTTTATAGTGAAGATATTGAAATAAGAAAATTTAAAGCTTCATTATTGAAACTGCTGTAAACTTTATTGGCTTGACCGCGAAGTCTTTAAAAGACGGTGTGACCACGATGTTTTAAAAGACGCCGTGATCGACCAATTTGTGCCATCGCCTCCTCAACTGTCGTTGTTGAGGTTGTAGAAATTTGATCGGTCTGCAAATATGAGGGTAAGTGTTTAAGGAAAAAAAGATATTCATTTCATATATCTTTACAAGTATACATGTGAAAACAATCGAGAAATGGAAGTGTTAAcgttatgtatattaatataattccaCAAACGATTTTAGTTCCTACAAAGGTGTTAAAGTGGACCTGAACACCTTCATTGGAACTGAAAACGTTAGtggaattatattaatatacattttaacatgttccatttcttgagggtttttttttgttttgtatatttacttACCTGGTGTaccgaaatatatatatatatatatatctgaataCTTAAATCATAATTCGCGTAACAAGTATATTTATGTTGATTACTGGTATTCTTTTTACTtcaaacttgattttatatttataataactaTGCATATTCTTCTGAATTACGAATGATTGGCCATGGCATTTTAActtctacattttattttatgcagtTAAACTTATCTACAactgtaattgttttatgtgttaTGTATTCATTGTTTGATGTAAGGTAGTAAAACAATAATTCTCAAATGTTATATCATTTCACGGAACCATTTCTGCAAACACACGCGCAAAACAGCAAGCAACATGCTACATGATAACGCTGGAAACACGTCCGTCATATTTGTAGGTGTAAAAACgatataagaaagaaatgttttattcaacgacgcactcaacacattttatttacggttatatggcgtcaaaaatatggttaaggaccacacagataatgagagaggaaacccgctgtcgccacttcgtgggctactcttttcgattagcagcaagggatcttttatatgcaccatcccacagacagggtagtacataccacggtctttgatataccagtcggcggtgcactggctagaacgagaaatagcccaatgggtccaccgacggggatcgatcccagaccgactgcgcatcgagcgagcactgttcCACTCGGCTACGTCGCACCCTCAAACGATATGAGcgtacaatattatatattaatcgaAATACATGAGTGTATTCTGGTAGGTAACAATTAACCCCAGCATTGTATATAAGTGATAGACTTGTTGTATGTTTTTATAGCAATATCACACATGCGATAGCgataacaactgaaaattatgcggtgcgttttcaatggagttcagtatatttaattattgataCGCAGCTGGTTTCTAACAATAAACACGGGAGCACCATCCCGAACCTCTGTTCAACACGGCACAACGAGCATGTCGCTGATTGGCTGCATGACTCTTTGACCTCAGCTGACCCGTATTGTTTAAAcaagttatttacaaatattttaaataatattgacTGTgtacattgaacaaaacaatatcCTTACTGAGGCTCAAGCAGGATTTAGGAAAGGATACTCTACCATTGATCATATATGTTCCATTAATGGTATTATAGAACTactaaaaagaagaaagaataagCTCTACTGTGTGTTTATTGACTTAAAAAAAGCTTTCGACAAAATCTGGAGAGTGGGATTGTGGTCcaaattgttaaataataatatagatggAAACCTTTTTAGAATAATTCACAATatgtataataacataaaatccTGTGTTAAAAAAGATGGTTACTTATcaaaaaatgttcaatgcaagATTGGCGTTAGACAAGGCGAAAATTTGTCTccacatttattttctttatatttaaatgacttGGAGGACTTTTTGAAAGCAGCTAAGTGTGACGGTGTGTCAGTTACTGCGTATGACATAGATATATACTCTGATCTTGGTCTTAACTTACTAATTATGATgtacaggcccgtacgcagaaatttatatggggtggggggtgcgTAATCGACGGCCCAAAGGGCCGGAGTTGCTAGGGGGTTGCGGGGGCATGCACccccggggttttttttaatctagaatgcaggagatgcatttacctgcattctgggaagtaaatttgaaatgtttctttgcctcagttcacatcgtcggactatttttattttttttacacatccacggacggacctcggcagactattggggggggggggggggtacgtacgcacccctcgcaccaccctgcgtacgggcctaatgtatgctgatgatacCGCCCTACTAGCAACAGAATCTGCAGATCTTCAACAACTATTAAACGCATACAAGGACTATTGCAAAACTCGGAAACTTGAAATCAacataacaaaaactaaatgtgGTGATATTCGGTGGAAACAAAAAGGACTATAGAAGTAAATGGTTTATAAACGACGTTCAGCTTGAAAATGTTGACGTATATAAATATCTTGGCATTTGGcttcataaaacaaataaatttaactTATGTCAGAAAACCTTATTTGAACAGGCTCAGAAaactatgttttatattttaagaaaatgtaatgaatattaTTTGTCTACAGAATACCGAATCCAATTGTTCGACTCAGTTGTTGTACCAATTCTGTCGTATGGGTGCGAGATGCGGGGTTTTGCCAATCTCGACAACGTAGAAAAACttcatattcaatttttaaaGTATCTAGCTCCAGTTCGAAAGAATACtcctataaatatgttatatggTGAATTTGGAAGAAAACCCCTTTACCTGATTGTATTTTTCAGAATGGTTTGTTTTTGGGCTAGACTTTTAACAGGTAGAAGTACAAAATTATCCTTGTGCGTTTacaaactaatgttttatgACTTTATTCAATATGGCACAGAATATAAATGGATTGTACATAtacaagatatattttacagaCTCGGTTATAATAATGTATGGGACGCACAGCATTTTATATCTGTTCCATATCTAAAACGAACCATTAAGCTACGACTAGAAGACCAATATACTCAGAACTGGCACAACAGTATTACTGAATCAGGGAAGTGTTCTACATACCTgctttttaaagagaaaattgAATTTAAAAGTTACTTTAATATACTTAACAGGAAAAATTATACTACTTTTCTCCGATTCCGTATATCTAATCATGTCTTACCAATTGAAAAGGGCAGGTGGTCCAATGTTCCAAAAGAAGATAgaacatgtacattatgtaatataggtGATATCGggagtttcattatatttttatttgtgataaatttaACAAGGAACGAAAAAGTCATACTATGTTAttagaccaaatgtaattaaatttagaGAACTGTTTAACTGTAAACGTGTCAGCATCCTTAAAAAGTTTTGtgaacttattaatattataaataaccaCTTTACCTCCTGAAAACCCATTTTATATAGTTTAATCttacttatttgtttgttataaacacTTGTCACTTAACGTatgcgtgtatatgtatatataatgtatataatgtactcCTCTGATGCCACCTAATGATGGCtttgagtgaaataaagttctgttctgtactgttcTGTCAGAATCATGTGGTTGGTTCTcagataaaatttgttttaataaatttggtTTTAATCTTGTTACTCCCGATACTTTAAGGggaaaattaaacatttggtgTACAATCAAATATGCCTTATATCAGTGATAAGGGGTGGGACGTTGCGCAGTGGTAAAAtattcgcctgatgcgcggtcggtctaggatcgattcacaTTATTGGTGGGGCCTattcgggctatttctcatttcagccagtattcatcatctggtgtaacaaatccgtggtatatactattatgtctgtgagatgatgaatagaagagatcccttgctgataatcgaaacaAGTAGCCAACGCCGTTGACTGGTGGCACCAGGCTTCCTGTCGCATTGTATCTGATATATTTAGctatatgtccaacgccatatagctaaaatgcgtcattaaataaaacactttttgctttctttcttttttccgaTAATGATGTAATACAAATGTGTAGTAATACATACCCGCTGTAATTATTTTTCCTATGAACCAAATAAAATGGTCTCAAACCAACTGTaatgtttgtaaatggttgaaatttgaAAAATAGTGACAATCGTATCATAATGTTTACAAATGACCCAAACTAATTTCTTATAAATGATTTGatcccctcacacacacacacaccccttgGTTATCGCTAAACATATAACTTGTGCAATACATGCATTGGAACCCTTTTCTGTGAGTATATAGTACAGGTACTATAGGGTTGGGTTCCTTGTTTTTTTAGCCTTATTATAACGTGTGTTTTAATTAATCagaaatttgggctagtgctttattttggtgggctagtggaatttacaaacccattacccctgtggctagtgacgttttaaaacatttgtcataCCCTGCAGGATGGTGTGACTTGCACGACATTTAATAGTCTGGATTATTCAAACTAGATTGATACAGTTGTCAAAATGTGtttaacatatttcataaaaaatacatgaggtggaaataaaacatttatacatgAATTCGGATgcgaaatttaaaaaaatgaaaataatatatttgtaaaataatgaCCTTGGACACGTTTATATATCTCCGGGTATATCATTTCCATTTAAAGTGTCATAACcacattcatttttaaaaattttactaCATCTAAGTTATGTTAAATATGGCAAAAACCATCAATATTATGtgcattatataatttaattgttgttctttatctttttctctttttaaaaaccaactaaacaaaacaaatatcgttatttttgtaattaaagtCTTGAGCGGTTTAATTATGATATTGTATTGGACTAATGATAATTTCTACATTTGCGGTCACGATGTCCACATTTACATATTTCAATTAGTTCCGCAGACTAGATAGACCCAATTTCCCCCGGacatatttcattgtttatcgTCCCAagaaaccaaaccaaaacaacaacaacaagaaaaaccccacaacaacaacaacaacaaaaacccacaaaagcaataaacaaagaaacgaaaacacaaaacaaaacaacaatatacaataaaacaaaaaagaactaaataaaactaacaaacaaccaaaaaccacaacaaaaacaaaaagacaacccaacagataaaaacaaacaagccaaaataaacagaaagccacaaaaaaaaaaataataataataattcacaaACACCCTCCCCCCTCAAAACCAATTCAAAAGCAAAAGCAAACAACATACCCAcctcaaaacaattaaaaaataaaagtatacttaaaaaaaattaaaaaaaattgacaagcGTACTGTGGGAAAGCCAAAATACCAAAAGGTTTTGTAAATTTTGATTTACTACTTGTTTGGGAAATGTGTCCGATTTCTTGTagcacttatttatttatttatttattatagatttgaaaagtaaatttaaaaagtgACAATAAATGCTTTCAAATCCAAATAAAACTTCAAGCCATGGAAATTTCAATGAaggtaaaaaaagaagacattttgtttaatatttgtctTTTCTGTTATTGCTTTTACAACTTACTTTACTACTTTCCAGGGTCTTTTCGCTGCTGTTGTATGCCTTTATGTAGCCGTTGTAATTGGAGGCTACGTCAAAAAGCAAGGGTACGGCCAAGGAGCTGTAGGACAACGTTACACCAACCACGGCAAGGCCGTCTTCGGAACACACGCTGGTAAACGTGTTTTCGGACGCTACGCCGGCGCTGCAAGTGGCTACCGCGCCGACGGTGCCCGTTACGCCGATCGATCGGGGCAATACGCTCAGAGGACacaccaccacaacaacaacgCTAACGGTGCCGCCAGTCACTATGCTCAAAAAGCTGCCCGGGTCGGCGACCACGCCCACAATGCCGCAGCCCACAACAACTTCGCTGGTTACCACGGTAAAGATCGGGCGGCGTTCAACCACAAGGACAACGGTGCCAAATCCGCCGCCAGCTCCAAATACAACAGGCAAGATTATTACAAGAAGGGGGACGTCTACGGCGACAACGTTCACTACGGCTTCGACAAGAAGTACAACAAGCACGCCAACGATGACGGCGTATACGTTATCAACGACCACAGCGACCAGCACAGCCTGGACGACTACAGGGATCACCACGACAAAGCCAACCGTCTCCTTGGCGACCACGCTCACAGCAACTACAAGTCCAACAACGCCTACGCTAATAGGAACAGCAAATATGGACATGGCGCTGCCAACAAACACTACAACGACGCGAAGTATGGCGCCGACGCCGCTCACCATTCCAAATACGACGGGGCCAAAGCCGCCCACGACTCTAAGTATGGCCGCAACGCCGGCAGCAGCAAATACTACGACCAGGCCCACGATTCTCACGCCAACAAATACGACGATTTTGCAGCACACAACGCTGCTTTCGGGAGAAAATCCGCTGCCAAGAGTGCCGCACCAAACGGCGTTCAATATGGACACCGTCAGAATGGCGGTTTCGGGCAACGACAGGGCTATAATGGCGGAGTCAGAAATGGCGTTGCCGGACACGGCGGTGCCGCTTCCAGGTTCGACACCGCAGCCAAGCACGCCAACCACAGAGCAGGCAGGTACGGCCACAAACAGGCCGACCATCTCAGAAACAAAGGGGCTGGAGCCTACAATGAGCTGAGGTACCACAACGACCACGGCAAGAGACAACACGAGACCGGCGCCGGTGCCGCCCACAACAAAGGCTACCACCATGCCGGCGCCGCCAGTGCGGCCGCACGGAATGGTTTCAACTACAAGAACGCAGCTGCCAGATCTCATCACGGAAACACGGGTGCCAACCACAACCTGTACCAGGACCAACACGTCGCCAATAACCTGAAGAGGGTGTACCACGACAAGGCCAGTAACCACAAGCTGTATAAGAAGTTCCATCACTCCAGCAACACCGGCGGCAACAATTACGAGCGACTGCTGTACAACAGGAACAAGTACAACGATCGCTTCGGCGGTCAGGCGCACGGGCAGAATGCCGCGGCCAAGAGCGCTCACCGAAGCTTCAACCACGGTAGTCACGCGGCCAGCGCCCATCAGAACGATAAGGTTGCCCAGAACCACGCCAGGAACGCCTACAGGCACACCAACTACAGACAGGCCCAGGCTGGAAAGGCGGGCAGGAACGGCTACTACCACGCCAACCACAACTCGGCGGCGCGCCGCTTCAACCACAACAACGCCAGGGATAACCACCATGCGTCTGTGCACAAGCACGCGGCCAGTAAGCACGGTCTGGCGGACCTCGCTCAGCACCACTACAGTGGCAGGCACAATGGCTACAACAACGGCATTGCCGGCTCCCAGATTCACGCTCACAGAGTAGCTCATGGTGGTGCTTCCCGAGGAGTTGCTCCCAATGGATTTGCTTCCAGAGGATTTGCTCCCAGTGGATTTGTTTCCAGAGGATTTGCTCCCAATGGATTTGCTTCCAGAGGAATTGCTTCCAGAGGAGTTGCTCCCAATGTATTTGCTTCCAGAGGAGTTGCTCCCAGTGGATTTGTTTCCAGAGGAGTTGCTCCCAATGGATTTGCTTCCAGAGGAATTGCTCACAATGGATTTGCTTCCAGAGGAATTGCTTCCAGAGGATTTGCTCCCAATGGATTTGGCCCGAGAGGATTTGCTTCTAGAGTTGTTGGTCATGGATTCAACAACCGTGGTGGATTCCAAGGAAATTCTGGTTACAGATCTGgttcatattaacattattatgaaatataatgCAAAAAGTGTACTAATATGCAGTGTAAAGacgaaataaaaaacaaatctctttagaaaatgcatattatatatCAGATATAAATTATCTAGCATACGTACTTctataagtttgttttctttctaaaactTTATATTAAGAAGTACCAACTAGAATCCTAGGTCAACGAAGAGCAGTATACAGtggtattaattttgttttgtttttaaaaaatctatcaAACATATTCTTTTCGGAAATTCATCGTATAGATTTTTCGCTAGCAGTGGAATACGCCAACAAAGTCGAGTATACAACAGcaacaaatattaaatcaaagtactttattgttctttttttttcaaatctctattaaacatattattttctaaaaggCCGTCACATATATTTGTCAATAGCTTTAGCATTAAGTATTAATTACACAGTAGAAAATCATACACTGAAATGCTGGTTTTCATAAACTATGTGACAGGTCGTCGACCAATACAGATATACGCAAATTGAAAACCTGTCCAGCTTTGTAAATCTGTCGTAGTATTTGCGTCGGTTTGAGttcattacatattttatggaaaccaggcTTTAATGTTCTGTAGATCCTGCACGATTACAACATTCTACATATTCTATGTTGTTTTCCACtagatataataattaaaattatgcaCATGACTTAGACTATTTCACACTATAGCTCGGTATCATTAGGTCagtaaaaaaccacacaaaaactTGAAAATTGTCATTTAGGTACATAACCAGTTGGGGTAGTTATTACTGGctctttattttatttgcttatttattttaatttaatttaattttggatgtcTGTATTCTTTCGTTTCTGGTATTTTCTAAAGCAATTAGATACATCTAAATTTTCTACCGTTAATATCTAGCTTCTGAATGTTCAATAGCAGCGACTTGGGGCACTTTATATAAAAACtaactaaagaaagaaagaaagaattcgACAACATGACCAGAGTAGTAATGAACAGTTATCTTCCTGTTCTCCGTTTTAGGATCGTACAAGTAACGAAATGATATTCATCGAACGTTTTGCGAAATAATGtgctttcaaaatattttattagtagataAATaccttaaaaaagaaaacattaacttCTCACTTCAATCTTCTTCAGTGGCTTACATTGAATCAGCTGGAGTCctgttgtatatattgtattataaccTAAGATAAGTGTGTAAGCCAGTACAACACCCAGAAGAGATTGGTGATATTACCGGGGTTTTTTACACAGTAGAACGAATCCTAAGCAATATAGTGTTATATTTACTAATCGTGTTGATAAATTATTAACGCAAatttctgacattgttttcGGCTTGATGGagacatatttttataattaacgACTGCATCAACACAGAATTTTATTAATTGCATAAATTACATTTTCTAATCGGATATTTAACGGATGTCGGGAATTGGTACAGTTTTGATTTATTTGTGTTAAACTATGACACATGTTAGATTTAAATTCATATTGGGATTAGTACGTTTTCTTTTTCTCATTTCTTTCAATTTTAACTTTGGACTAACAACATCTACATTTTATGAGCAGTACCTTATTAGTAATGACCATTTATCTGcatcatttgtttttatctctTCTTTGTAGTTGATGAatttccacttttaatttttggttCAGGGTAAAGTGTGGAAATTCTGCCCTGAAAACATGAATTGCATAGCGCTGTTTGAAACAATGAAGAAATATGAATGTAGATTTGTGCATGAAACGTCGATATACATTCGTATTTAGTACATTCTATgcattgtattttgtatttttgtatgttattctgTCGATATTAAACAATGAAAAGGagctattgttattgttgttgttgttgttgt
The sequence above is drawn from the Gigantopelta aegis isolate Gae_Host chromosome 6, Gae_host_genome, whole genome shotgun sequence genome and encodes:
- the LOC121374609 gene encoding filaggrin-2-like, with the translated sequence MRGLFAAVVCLYVAVVIGGYVKKQGYGQGAVGQRYTNHGKAVFGTHAGKRVFGRYAGAASGYRADGARYADRSGQYAQRTHHHNNNANGAASHYAQKAARVGDHAHNAAAHNNFAGYHGKDRAAFNHKDNGAKSAASSKYNRQDYYKKGDVYGDNVHYGFDKKYNKHANDDGVYVINDHSDQHSLDDYRDHHDKANRLLGDHAHSNYKSNNAYANRNSKYGHGAANKHYNDAKYGADAAHHSKYDGAKAAHDSKYGRNAGSSKYYDQAHDSHANKYDDFAAHNAAFGRKSAAKSAAPNGVQYGHRQNGGFGQRQGYNGGVRNGVAGHGGAASRFDTAAKHANHRAGRYGHKQADHLRNKGAGAYNELRYHNDHGKRQHETGAGAAHNKGYHHAGAASAAARNGFNYKNAAARSHHGNTGANHNLYQDQHVANNLKRVYHDKASNHKLYKKFHHSSNTGGNNYERLLYNRNKYNDRFGGQAHGQNAAAKSAHRSFNHGSHAASAHQNDKVAQNHARNAYRHTNYRQAQAGKAGRNGYYHANHNSAARRFNHNNARDNHHASVHKHAASKHGLADLAQHHYSGRHNGYNNGIAGSQIHAHRVAHGGASRGVAPNGFASRGFAPSGFVSRGFAPNGFASRGIASRGVAPNVFASRGVAPSGFVSRGVAPNGFASRGIAHNGFASRGIASRGFAPNGFGPRGFASRVVGHGFNNRGGFQGNSGYRSGSY